In the Arthrobacter zhaoxinii genome, one interval contains:
- a CDS encoding urease accessory protein UreD, whose product MSPLPRPPVSRDAGRREPNAGGYRLEPAFYEPGRVPAEIRRHTEEEWRNLPVGSPGKVGILQLGFACNRGRTELVQHYQKSPLQIMHPLYFNPLRPDMAYTYLMSSGGGILQGDRLRTDLSFGPGTSAHITTQTQTRVYRMDHDYASALMNITVEEGAYVEYLPEPVVPFAASRHYQQTSVVIDESATLLLGDTMYAGRLARGERHAYDVYASDLEVRRPDGRLVALDRVRLSPGAGADGAVSGATGLGVLANHDVLAMLYVFTPLVPAARLADTLHRALGESGGDLIFGVSTLPGDAGVWMRLVGNDTVAVAAANTAAASAVHELLTGKRAPAIRKS is encoded by the coding sequence GTGAGCCCTCTCCCCCGTCCGCCGGTTTCCCGCGACGCCGGACGGAGAGAACCCAACGCGGGCGGCTACCGACTCGAGCCGGCGTTCTATGAGCCCGGCCGGGTGCCTGCGGAAATTCGGCGGCACACCGAGGAAGAGTGGAGGAACCTGCCCGTCGGCAGCCCGGGCAAAGTCGGCATTCTGCAGCTTGGGTTCGCCTGCAACCGGGGCCGTACCGAGCTGGTGCAGCACTACCAGAAGTCACCGTTGCAGATCATGCATCCGCTCTATTTCAACCCGCTCCGCCCCGACATGGCCTACACCTACCTCATGTCCTCGGGCGGCGGCATTCTGCAGGGAGACCGGCTGCGCACCGATTTGAGCTTCGGTCCCGGCACTTCGGCGCACATCACCACTCAGACCCAGACCCGGGTCTACCGCATGGACCATGACTACGCCTCCGCGCTGATGAACATCACGGTCGAAGAAGGCGCCTATGTGGAGTACCTGCCCGAGCCAGTGGTGCCCTTCGCCGCTTCGCGCCATTACCAGCAGACATCGGTGGTGATCGACGAGTCCGCAACCTTGCTGCTCGGCGACACCATGTACGCGGGCAGGCTCGCACGCGGGGAGCGGCACGCCTACGATGTGTACGCCTCCGACCTCGAGGTGCGGCGGCCCGACGGCCGTTTGGTTGCCCTGGACCGGGTTCGGCTCAGCCCGGGAGCGGGAGCCGACGGAGCGGTCTCCGGCGCCACCGGGCTCGGCGTGCTTGCCAACCACGATGTGCTCGCCATGCTGTACGTCTTCACACCCCTTGTTCCGGCGGCCCGGCTCGCTGATACCCTGCATCGTGCGCTTGGTGAAAGCGGCGGTGACCTGATCTTCGGGGTGAGCACGTTACCCGGTGATGCCGGCGTGTGGATGCGCCTGGTGGGCAACGACACCGTAGCTGTGGCGGCCGCAAACACGGCCGCCGCATCGGCGGTGCACGAGTTGCTGACCGGGAAGCGGGCACCCGCAATTCGGAAGAGCTAG
- the ureG gene encoding urease accessory protein UreG, whose translation MSENVLRIGIGGPVGSGKTALTEALVPLLIEAGRTPGVITNDIYTQEDAHHVRRELAGILDPERVIGVETGSCPHTAVRDDPTMNLAVGAEMLERFPDIDTLIYESGGDNLTLTFSPALADVFVFVLDTAEGEKMPRKRGPGITDSDILVINKIDIAQYVRTDLNVMESDAHRVREDRPVVLTNSLTGFGVDELHQQIMSQWNGARTELIG comes from the coding sequence ATGAGTGAGAACGTGTTGAGGATTGGCATCGGCGGGCCCGTGGGCAGCGGCAAGACGGCGCTGACGGAAGCGCTGGTGCCGTTGTTGATCGAGGCCGGGCGCACCCCCGGCGTCATCACCAATGACATCTATACCCAGGAGGATGCCCACCACGTGCGCAGGGAGCTGGCCGGCATCCTCGACCCGGAGCGGGTGATCGGCGTCGAGACCGGCTCCTGTCCGCATACGGCCGTGCGCGACGATCCGACCATGAACCTCGCCGTCGGCGCGGAGATGCTGGAACGGTTTCCCGACATCGACACGCTCATTTACGAGTCGGGCGGCGACAACTTAACGCTTACCTTCTCCCCGGCGCTTGCCGATGTTTTTGTGTTCGTACTGGACACCGCTGAGGGCGAGAAGATGCCGCGCAAGCGCGGTCCCGGCATCACCGACAGCGACATCCTGGTGATCAACAAGATCGACATCGCGCAGTACGTCCGCACCGACCTCAACGTGATGGAGTCCGACGCACACCGGGTACGCGAGGATCGGCCCGTGGTGCTGACCAATTCCCTCACCGGGTTCGGCGTCGATGAACTCCACCAACAAATCATGTCGCAGTGGAACGGTGCCAGAACCGAGCTCATCGGATGA
- a CDS encoding urease accessory protein UreF has product MSADGVQQLLADLLLHSVGPGDATALAAAHRAADHGDVGLVQEVDQRLFASKLNAEMRTASVRSGHQLIDLGAELIDQGLLAEYAERVRRRSTPGCQPVAAAVVYAANGVATRQAVASDLFAFSASFVGAALRLRLTDHRQAQAILLQTSPVMEQVTEAALERNLADLGGFAPMADVMSAQHERAEARLFAS; this is encoded by the coding sequence GTGTCTGCCGACGGAGTGCAGCAGCTGCTGGCCGATCTGCTGCTGCACTCCGTCGGTCCCGGGGACGCAACGGCACTTGCTGCAGCGCACCGCGCAGCGGACCACGGCGACGTCGGCCTCGTGCAGGAGGTCGACCAGCGGCTGTTCGCCTCGAAACTAAACGCCGAAATGCGCACCGCCTCCGTACGCAGCGGCCACCAGCTGATTGATCTGGGGGCCGAATTGATTGACCAGGGACTCCTCGCCGAGTATGCCGAGCGGGTACGGCGGCGTAGCACGCCCGGCTGCCAGCCGGTCGCGGCGGCGGTGGTGTACGCAGCCAACGGAGTCGCGACCCGGCAGGCCGTTGCATCGGACCTGTTCGCCTTCTCGGCGAGCTTCGTCGGGGCCGCCCTTCGCCTGCGGCTGACAGACCACCGGCAGGCGCAGGCCATTCTGCTTCAGACATCCCCTGTCATGGAGCAGGTGACGGAGGCCGCCCTGGAGCGCAATCTCGCGGATCTTGGCGGCTTTGCGCCCATGGCGGACGTCATGTCAGCACAGCATGAGAGGGCCGAGGCACGCTTGTTCGCCAGTTAG
- the ureC gene encoding urease subunit alpha, producing the protein MAKISRKQYTDLFGPTTGDRVHLADSNLVIEIEKDYNEGHYGDEVVYGGGKTARDGMAADPQATSAEGVLDLVITNAIILDPVLGVIKGDIGVRDGKIAGIGKSGNPHTQSGVDPRLVVGPGTELLAGEHFIATPGGIDSHVHYISPEQALAALSNGITTLFGGGTGPTDGTNGVTTTPGVWNLARLLESAEGMPVNMGFLGKGNGSLPDALIEQVEAGACGLKVHEDYGTTPAALSNALSVADDYDVQISVHTDSLNEAGYVEDTLDAIDGRTIHTFHTEGAGGGHAPDIIKVAGHPNVLPSSTNPTLPYTVNSVDELLDMVMVCHHLSHDVPEDVAFADSRVRAETISAETVFHDEGIISMVSSDSQAMGRIGESFMRTFQIAHHCKDQRGALPEESGDNDNFRVLRFLAKITINPAITQGVSDYIGSLEAGKIADIVLWPIQSFGAKPRLIVKGGLINWALMGDPNASLPTPQPVFYRPMFGAQGKALQSTRVTFMSKAAIDKGVPERLGLESQVLPVQRCRGIGKEHMVRNNATPVIEVDPETYDVTYNGTLATIPPAQSLPMTQLFFLA; encoded by the coding sequence ATGGCGAAAATCTCGCGCAAGCAGTATACCGACCTCTTTGGTCCGACCACCGGCGACCGGGTCCACCTGGCCGATTCCAATCTGGTGATCGAGATCGAGAAGGATTACAACGAGGGCCATTACGGTGACGAGGTGGTCTACGGCGGCGGCAAGACCGCACGTGACGGCATGGCGGCCGATCCCCAGGCAACTTCCGCTGAAGGCGTGCTTGACCTGGTGATCACCAACGCAATCATCCTGGACCCGGTGCTGGGTGTCATTAAGGGCGACATCGGTGTGCGTGACGGCAAGATCGCCGGTATCGGCAAGTCCGGCAACCCGCACACCCAGAGCGGAGTCGATCCGCGCCTGGTGGTTGGCCCCGGGACCGAGCTGCTGGCCGGCGAGCACTTCATCGCCACCCCCGGCGGCATCGACTCACACGTGCACTATATTTCGCCGGAACAGGCACTGGCCGCCCTCTCCAACGGCATCACGACCCTCTTCGGCGGCGGCACGGGACCCACCGACGGCACCAACGGCGTCACCACGACTCCCGGCGTCTGGAATCTCGCCCGACTGCTGGAATCGGCCGAAGGGATGCCGGTCAACATGGGCTTCCTCGGCAAGGGGAACGGCTCGCTGCCCGATGCCCTGATAGAACAGGTCGAGGCCGGCGCATGCGGACTCAAGGTACACGAGGACTACGGCACGACGCCGGCTGCGCTCAGCAACGCACTCTCCGTGGCCGATGACTATGATGTGCAGATCTCGGTGCATACAGACAGCCTCAACGAGGCCGGCTATGTGGAGGACACCCTTGACGCCATCGACGGCCGCACCATCCACACCTTCCACACCGAGGGTGCCGGCGGCGGCCATGCCCCGGACATCATCAAGGTGGCCGGCCACCCGAACGTGCTCCCGTCCTCGACGAACCCGACCCTGCCCTACACCGTCAATTCGGTGGATGAGCTGCTCGACATGGTGATGGTCTGCCACCACCTCTCCCACGACGTCCCCGAAGACGTCGCCTTCGCGGATTCCCGGGTGCGGGCCGAGACGATCTCCGCGGAGACGGTTTTCCACGATGAAGGGATCATTTCGATGGTCTCGTCCGACTCCCAGGCAATGGGTCGCATCGGCGAATCGTTTATGCGCACCTTCCAGATCGCCCACCACTGCAAGGACCAGCGCGGCGCGCTGCCGGAGGAGAGCGGCGACAACGATAATTTCCGGGTGCTGCGCTTCCTCGCCAAGATCACGATCAACCCGGCCATCACCCAGGGCGTGTCCGACTACATCGGCTCACTGGAGGCCGGCAAGATCGCCGATATCGTGCTTTGGCCGATCCAATCCTTCGGCGCCAAGCCCCGGCTGATCGTCAAGGGCGGCTTGATCAACTGGGCACTGATGGGTGATCCGAATGCCTCGCTGCCCACCCCGCAGCCCGTGTTTTACCGGCCCATGTTCGGTGCGCAGGGCAAGGCGCTGCAGAGCACACGGGTGACCTTCATGTCGAAGGCGGCCATCGACAAGGGCGTGCCGGAGCGGCTCGGGCTGGAGAGCCAGGTGCTGCCGGTGCAACGCTGCCGCGGCATCGGCAAGGAGCACATGGTCCGCAACAACGCGACGCCTGTGATCGAGGTGGACCCGGAGACATACGACGTGACGTACAACGGCACGCTGGCCACCATCCCGCCGGCCCAGTCCCTGCCGATGACCCAGCTGTTCTTTCTCGCGTAG
- a CDS encoding urease subunit beta, protein MLGSPTYHHREEEIEINAGRPSVTLLVSNTGDRAVQVGSHFHFFETNKALLFERELAYGMHLDVPAGTGIRFEAGDTREVTLTAYAGNRRVIGFNNLVDGGLDSAATKIRAMARMKELGFSDGKPGSKPSANNAGPAAQTGRPEEGKQ, encoded by the coding sequence ATGCTGGGCAGCCCTACCTACCACCACCGCGAAGAAGAGATCGAGATCAACGCCGGCAGGCCGAGCGTCACCCTGCTGGTGAGCAACACCGGCGACCGGGCCGTGCAGGTCGGCTCGCATTTTCACTTTTTCGAGACCAACAAGGCGCTTTTGTTCGAACGCGAACTGGCCTACGGCATGCACCTCGATGTGCCGGCAGGTACCGGAATCCGCTTCGAAGCAGGTGACACCCGCGAGGTGACCCTCACCGCGTACGCCGGAAACCGGCGGGTCATTGGCTTCAACAACCTCGTCGACGGCGGGCTCGACTCTGCGGCAACGAAGATCCGGGCCATGGCGCGGATGAAGGAGCTCGGATTTTCCGACGGGAAACCGGGCTCCAAACCCAGTGCAAACAACGCGGGCCCTGCAGCACAAACGGGCCGCCCAGAAGAGGGGAAGCAGTGA
- a CDS encoding urease subunit gamma produces the protein MNLTPKEIDKLYVYQVADLARKRRERGTKLNVSEATALICEAILEGARDGRTVAEVMELGKTIVSESQCMDGVRERLPLLQIEATFVDGSKLVSCHDPIGV, from the coding sequence ATGAACCTCACTCCCAAGGAAATAGACAAGCTTTACGTATACCAAGTGGCGGATTTGGCCCGTAAGCGGCGCGAGCGGGGCACCAAGCTCAATGTCAGCGAGGCCACCGCCCTCATCTGCGAGGCGATCCTGGAGGGTGCCCGCGACGGCCGGACCGTCGCAGAGGTGATGGAACTCGGTAAGACCATTGTCTCTGAAAGCCAGTGTATGGACGGCGTCCGTGAGCGGCTGCCCCTCCTGCAGATCGAGGCGACCTTCGTCGACGGCAGCAAGCTCGTCTCCTGTCACGATCCCATCGGGGTGTGA
- a CDS encoding OsmC family protein translates to MATVRSAHTVWNGDLFNGKGDVTLDSSGLGTYDVTWKARAEEANGKTSPEELIAAAHSACFSMAFSNALAEAGKTAERISTSADVTFVPGTGITGSHLKVTAVVPGLTAEQFDDIAESAKTGCPVSQALTGIEITMDATLES, encoded by the coding sequence ATGGCTACAGTCCGTTCAGCCCACACCGTCTGGAACGGCGACCTCTTCAACGGCAAGGGAGACGTCACCCTCGACTCCTCCGGCCTTGGAACCTACGACGTTACGTGGAAGGCCCGCGCCGAGGAGGCCAACGGGAAGACCAGCCCTGAGGAACTTATTGCCGCGGCCCACTCGGCCTGCTTCTCCATGGCTTTCAGCAACGCGCTTGCCGAGGCAGGCAAGACGGCAGAGCGGATCTCCACATCCGCAGACGTGACCTTCGTTCCGGGCACGGGCATCACCGGCAGCCACCTCAAGGTCACCGCCGTCGTTCCCGGCCTGACGGCGGAGCAGTTTGACGACATTGCCGAGTCGGCGAAGACCGGCTGCCCGGTCTCGCAGGCACTGACCGGCATCGAAATCACCATGGACGCCACGCTGGAGTCCTAG
- the sucB gene encoding 2-oxoglutarate dehydrogenase, E2 component, dihydrolipoamide succinyltransferase yields the protein MSETVNLPALGESVTEGTVTRWLKNVGDRVEVDEPLLEVSTDKVDTEIPSPVAGVIEEILVTEDETAEVGAALVRIGDGSGSGEQKDDGGSAANQEAPAQEAAEEAPAPAAEEAPAAEEAPASDSGSGEGTEVTLPALGESVTEGTVTRWLKAVGDDVEMDEPLLEVSTDKVDTEIPSPVAGKLLEIRVNEDDTAEVGSVLAVIGSGAAAPAKAEPKGAEPVAAASKDEREAPAVEPEKKEAPKQEAPKQEAPKAEAPKQEAPKQEAPSASNDGGTYVTPLVRKLANQHGVDLAGIKGSGVAGRIRKQDVLEAAEAKKAASSQPAASAPAAPAASEKAAPAQISEASAKLRGTTVKAPRIRQTIARRMRESLEESAQLTQVHEVDMTRIAALRQKAKNNFQQQNGAKLTFLPFIAKAVVEGLKQHPVLNASYNNETQEITYHDAEHLAIAVDTEKGLLVPVINDAGDLNITGLAKKIADVGSRTRNNKIGPDELSGGTFTITNIGSVGALFDTPIINQPQVGILGTGAIVKRPMVVTDAEGNDNIAIRSMMYLSLTYDHRLVDGADAGRFLQTLKARLEEGNFEADLGL from the coding sequence ATGTCTGAAACCGTGAACTTACCAGCCCTCGGCGAGTCCGTCACCGAAGGCACCGTCACCCGCTGGCTGAAGAACGTGGGCGACCGCGTCGAGGTCGACGAGCCGCTGCTCGAGGTATCCACCGACAAGGTCGATACGGAAATCCCCTCCCCCGTTGCCGGCGTGATCGAGGAAATCCTCGTAACCGAAGACGAAACCGCCGAGGTCGGCGCTGCGCTCGTACGCATCGGTGACGGCTCCGGTTCCGGCGAGCAGAAGGACGACGGCGGCAGCGCCGCCAACCAGGAAGCTCCGGCACAGGAAGCTGCCGAAGAAGCTCCCGCTCCCGCGGCTGAAGAGGCTCCGGCCGCTGAAGAAGCTCCCGCCTCCGATTCCGGCTCCGGTGAGGGCACCGAGGTCACCCTCCCCGCCCTCGGCGAGTCGGTCACCGAAGGCACCGTCACCCGCTGGCTCAAGGCCGTGGGCGACGACGTCGAAATGGACGAGCCGCTGCTCGAGGTTTCCACCGACAAGGTCGACACCGAGATCCCCTCCCCGGTAGCCGGCAAGCTGCTGGAAATCCGGGTCAACGAAGACGACACGGCTGAGGTCGGTTCCGTCCTGGCCGTCATCGGTTCCGGTGCGGCTGCCCCCGCCAAGGCCGAGCCCAAGGGAGCCGAGCCCGTAGCGGCCGCCTCCAAGGACGAGCGCGAAGCGCCGGCCGTTGAGCCGGAGAAGAAGGAAGCCCCCAAGCAGGAGGCTCCGAAGCAGGAAGCCCCCAAGGCCGAGGCTCCCAAGCAGGAAGCTCCGAAGCAGGAAGCGCCCAGCGCTTCCAACGACGGCGGCACCTACGTAACGCCGCTGGTGCGCAAGCTCGCCAACCAGCACGGTGTCGACCTCGCCGGCATCAAGGGCTCCGGCGTCGCCGGCCGCATCCGCAAGCAGGACGTCCTCGAGGCCGCAGAGGCCAAGAAGGCTGCGTCCTCCCAGCCGGCTGCTTCAGCTCCTGCCGCCCCCGCCGCCTCTGAAAAGGCAGCACCGGCGCAGATCAGCGAAGCCAGCGCCAAGCTCCGCGGCACCACGGTGAAGGCCCCCCGCATCCGCCAGACGATTGCACGCCGCATGCGTGAATCCCTGGAGGAGTCGGCACAGCTGACGCAGGTGCACGAGGTCGACATGACCCGCATTGCGGCGCTCCGCCAGAAGGCCAAGAACAACTTCCAGCAGCAGAATGGCGCGAAGCTCACCTTCCTGCCGTTCATTGCCAAGGCAGTGGTCGAGGGCCTGAAGCAGCACCCGGTCCTCAACGCCTCGTACAACAACGAGACGCAGGAAATCACGTACCACGACGCCGAGCACCTCGCGATTGCCGTGGACACCGAGAAGGGCCTGCTGGTTCCGGTCATCAACGACGCCGGTGACCTGAACATCACCGGCCTGGCCAAGAAGATCGCCGACGTCGGCAGCCGCACGCGCAACAACAAGATCGGCCCCGACGAGCTCTCCGGCGGCACGTTCACCATCACGAACATCGGCAGCGTCGGAGCCCTCTTCGACACCCCGATCATCAACCAGCCGCAGGTCGGCATCCTGGGCACGGGCGCGATCGTCAAGCGTCCCATGGTGGTCACCGACGCCGAGGGCAATGACAACATTGCCATCCGTTCGATGATGTACCTCTCCCTGACGTACGACCACCGCCTGGTGGACGGCGCCGATGCAGGCCGCTTCCTGCAGACGCTGAAGGCACGTCTGGAAGAAGGCAACTTCGAGGCAGACCTGGGGCTCTAG
- the lpdA gene encoding dihydrolipoyl dehydrogenase has translation MADKAAAQEFDILILGGGSGGYAAALRSVELGFSVGLIEKGKLGGTCLHNGCIPTKALLHSAEIAENAKTASKYGINATFDSIDMTAVNAYKDNIIAGKFRGLQGLIKSKGITVIEGEGKLTSEKTIEVNGETYTGKNIILATGSYSRSLPGLEIGGKVITSDQALKMDTVPKSAVILGGGVIGVEFASVWNSFGVDVTIVEGLPSLVPNEDAAIIKQLERAYKKRGIKFSTGIFFDNVQQNDDGVVVTLADGKTFEADLLLVAVGRGPVTANLGYEEAGLTMDRGFVITNDRLHTGVGNIYAVGDIVPGLQLAHRGFQQGIFVAEEIAGLKPVVVDDVNIPKVTYCEPEIASVGLTEAKAKDKLGAENVQVQEYNLAGNGKTSILGSSGLIKMVREKDGPIVGVHMIGGRIGEQIGEAQLIVNWEAYPEDIASLIHGHPTQNEAIGEAAMALAGKPLHG, from the coding sequence GTGGCCGATAAGGCAGCTGCGCAAGAGTTCGACATCCTGATCCTCGGCGGAGGCAGCGGCGGCTACGCCGCGGCACTGCGCTCCGTGGAGCTGGGATTCTCCGTAGGTCTGATTGAAAAGGGGAAGCTGGGCGGGACCTGCCTGCACAACGGCTGCATCCCCACCAAGGCGCTCCTGCACTCCGCGGAAATCGCAGAGAATGCCAAGACGGCCTCGAAGTACGGCATCAACGCCACCTTCGACTCCATCGACATGACTGCCGTGAACGCCTACAAGGACAACATCATTGCGGGCAAGTTCCGCGGCCTGCAGGGCCTGATCAAGTCCAAGGGCATCACCGTCATCGAGGGCGAAGGCAAGCTCACCAGCGAGAAGACCATCGAGGTCAACGGCGAGACCTACACCGGCAAGAACATCATCCTGGCCACCGGCTCCTACTCCCGTTCACTGCCGGGCCTGGAAATCGGCGGCAAGGTCATCACCTCCGACCAGGCCCTGAAGATGGACACCGTGCCCAAGAGCGCGGTCATCCTCGGCGGCGGCGTCATCGGCGTCGAATTCGCCTCGGTCTGGAACTCCTTCGGCGTGGACGTCACCATCGTCGAGGGCCTGCCCTCCCTGGTCCCCAACGAAGACGCAGCCATCATTAAGCAGCTGGAGCGCGCGTACAAGAAGCGCGGCATCAAGTTCAGCACCGGCATCTTCTTCGACAACGTCCAGCAGAACGACGACGGCGTCGTCGTCACGCTGGCCGACGGAAAGACCTTCGAAGCCGACCTGCTGCTCGTCGCCGTGGGCCGCGGCCCCGTCACCGCCAACCTGGGCTACGAAGAAGCCGGCCTGACCATGGACCGCGGCTTCGTCATCACCAACGACCGCCTGCACACCGGCGTCGGCAACATCTACGCCGTGGGCGACATTGTTCCCGGCCTGCAGCTGGCCCACCGCGGTTTCCAGCAGGGCATCTTCGTTGCCGAAGAAATCGCCGGCCTGAAGCCCGTTGTGGTTGACGACGTCAACATCCCCAAGGTCACCTACTGCGAGCCGGAAATCGCCTCCGTCGGCCTGACCGAAGCCAAGGCCAAGGACAAGCTGGGCGCCGAGAACGTCCAGGTCCAGGAATACAACCTGGCCGGCAACGGCAAGACCTCCATCCTCGGTTCCTCCGGCCTCATCAAGATGGTCCGCGAGAAGGACGGCCCCATCGTGGGTGTGCACATGATCGGCGGCCGTATCGGCGAGCAGATCGGTGAAGCCCAGCTGATCGTCAACTGGGAGGCGTACCCTGAGGATATTGCCAGCCTGATCCACGGCCACCCGACGCAGAACGAGGCGATCGGCGAAGCCGCTATGGCACTTGCCGGCAAGCCCCTTCACGGTTAG
- a CDS encoding leucyl aminopeptidase: MNKASEPSLSAVSRDGRKVAASALVIGVGQTPDGPVLVESPLSPKASAALAASLPLLGVTGAADEVHRLPGLPEADADMLVLTGLGKVSAGVALTEEALRRAAGSAVRQIAGTASVALALPAGTVADAAAVAEGALLGAYSFTEHRSAATAGKVPAPVSEITVITAAADEKALKPALERARILGRAVNATRTLVNQPPSHLYPETFAAAAKDLAKALPVKVTVMDEKKLEREGFGGILGVGKGSARPPRLVKLEYAPARPKATLALVGKGITFDSGGLSLKPAAGMQAMKSDMGGAAVVLNALLAIAELGLPVKVTSWLCIAENMPSGTAQRPSDVMTTYGGRTVEVLNTDAEGRLVMADGLVAASEEAPDVIIDVATLTGAQMIALGNRVSAVMGEEGVRDAVKAAADRAGELFWPMPIPEELRASLDSQVADIANHGERFGGMMTAATFLQEFVGEINGTKIPWAHLDIAGPAFNDGSPYGYTPKEGTGVAVRTLVAYAEDVVARAS; the protein is encoded by the coding sequence GTGAACAAAGCCAGTGAACCCAGCCTGTCGGCAGTATCCAGGGACGGGCGGAAGGTTGCCGCCAGCGCCCTCGTGATCGGCGTCGGCCAGACCCCCGACGGTCCCGTCCTCGTCGAAAGCCCGCTTTCGCCCAAGGCCTCTGCTGCCCTGGCTGCTTCGCTGCCGCTGCTCGGCGTCACAGGTGCCGCCGATGAAGTCCACCGCCTGCCGGGCCTGCCCGAGGCCGACGCCGACATGCTGGTCCTTACCGGCCTGGGCAAGGTTTCGGCCGGGGTCGCCCTGACCGAGGAAGCCCTGCGCCGCGCCGCCGGATCGGCCGTCCGCCAGATCGCCGGCACCGCATCGGTCGCCCTGGCACTGCCGGCCGGCACCGTGGCCGACGCCGCCGCCGTCGCCGAGGGTGCCCTGCTCGGCGCCTATAGCTTCACCGAACACCGCAGCGCCGCGACCGCCGGCAAGGTTCCCGCCCCGGTCTCCGAGATCACCGTTATTACTGCAGCCGCCGACGAGAAGGCCCTGAAGCCCGCCCTCGAGCGCGCCCGCATTCTCGGCCGGGCCGTTAATGCGACCCGTACCCTGGTCAACCAGCCGCCGAGCCACCTGTACCCGGAGACCTTCGCAGCCGCCGCCAAGGACCTGGCCAAGGCGCTGCCCGTGAAGGTCACCGTCATGGATGAGAAGAAGCTCGAGCGCGAAGGCTTCGGCGGGATCCTCGGTGTGGGCAAGGGCTCGGCCCGCCCCCCGCGCCTGGTCAAGCTTGAATACGCGCCGGCGCGTCCCAAGGCCACGCTGGCCCTCGTCGGCAAGGGCATCACCTTTGATTCCGGCGGACTGTCCCTGAAGCCCGCTGCCGGCATGCAGGCCATGAAATCGGACATGGGCGGCGCCGCCGTCGTCCTGAACGCCCTGCTCGCCATCGCGGAACTGGGCCTGCCCGTCAAGGTGACGTCCTGGCTGTGCATTGCCGAGAACATGCCCTCCGGCACCGCCCAGCGCCCCTCCGACGTGATGACCACCTACGGCGGCCGCACGGTTGAGGTCCTGAACACCGACGCCGAAGGCCGGCTGGTCATGGCTGACGGCCTGGTCGCCGCCAGCGAGGAAGCCCCCGACGTCATCATCGACGTCGCTACCCTGACCGGCGCCCAGATGATCGCCCTCGGCAACCGCGTGTCCGCCGTCATGGGTGAAGAAGGAGTCCGGGATGCCGTGAAGGCGGCAGCGGACCGCGCCGGCGAGCTGTTCTGGCCGATGCCGATTCCCGAGGAGCTGCGGGCCAGCCTGGATTCCCAGGTGGCCGACATCGCCAACCACGGCGAGCGTTTCGGCGGCATGATGACCGCTGCCACCTTCCTGCAGGAATTCGTCGGCGAAATCAACGGCACCAAGATCCCGTGGGCACACCTGGACATTGCCGGGCCGGCCTTCAACGACGGCTCCCCCTACGGCTACACGCCCAAGGAAGGCACCGGCGTCGCCGTCCGTACGCTGGTGGCCTACGCCGAAGACGTCGTGGCGCGCGCCTCATAG